The Pocillopora verrucosa isolate sample1 chromosome 14, ASM3666991v2, whole genome shotgun sequence genome has a segment encoding these proteins:
- the LOC131782410 gene encoding uncharacterized protein, whose product MSLAFALLHHIIFAVHFVVVGGVDVCRHVHFLQGIVDKALIGHVIKTIPVKTDDHCEIACYRDLMCLSYNIGPKQAHGHQCELSKSDHIRDPADLVPMAGYMYRPTESRCSSSPCPDNATCLSLTETTFQCLCPPGFTGNSCETDIDECQTNQFNCPVNEDCVNTAGSYVCNCVSGVFDGVGVCQLMTGINCKEIKTTFPSAPDGMYEIQPNIGNSKFWAYCDMTSFGGGWTMCYSTDNRADPKTEVTYDENYSYGTDGYRTDCNNVQFREILFVDETTNEKAFFTYKHNSSLVAEGNYQTQISGLWLGRGVAATNHEYQLLICDHSFYSGFFISGYTNCYKRCNSWCEDWLTPYFRSASTDSSYAGVAFNVNGHRTRSSRLMSVGLR is encoded by the exons ATGTCTCTCGCCTTCGCTTTATTACATCACATTATTTTCGCAGTTCATTTCGTGGTTGTCGGAGGTGTCG ATGTCTGCCGACACGTGCATTTCTTGCAAGGCATTGTTGATAAAGCCCTTATTGGTCACGTGATCAAAACGATACCAGTGAAGACAGATGACCATTGTGAGATTGCTTGTTACCGCGACCTCATGTGTCTCTCCTACAACATAGGACCCAAACAGGCTCATGGACATCAATGTGAGCTCAGCAAATCGGATCACATCCGAGACCCTGCTGATTTAGTTCCTATGGCAGGGTACATGTACAGACCAACTGAG AGTCGTTGTTCGTCAAGTCCTTGCCCTGATAACGCCACATGTCTTTCCCTCACGGAGACAACTTTCCAGTGTCTGTGTCCACCAGGATTTACCGGTAACAGCTGTGAAACGG ACATAGACGAGTGTCAAACCAACCAGTTCAACTGCCCGGTGAACGAGGACTGCGTTAACACCGCGGGCTCATATGTATGCAATTGTGTCAGCGGTGTGTTCGATGGCGTAGGAGTCTGCCAGCTTATGACAG GAATTAATTGCAAGGAGATCAAGACCACATTCCCGAGTGCTCCAGATGGGATGTACGAAATACAACCGAACATCGGGAACAGCAAATTCTGGGCGTATTGTGATATGACGTCATTTGGAGGAGGATGGACGATGTGTTACTCTACTGACAATCGTGCTGACCCTAAAACAGAAGTGACCTATGACGAGAATTATAGCTATGGCACAGACGGGTACCGAACTGACTGCAATAATGTTCAG tttcgGGAAATTCTCTTTGTGGATGAGACCACGAATGAAAAGGCTTTCTTTACCTATAAACATAATTCCAGTCTCGTCGCAGAGGGAAATTACCAGACACAAATCTCCGGCTTGTGGCTAGGTAGAGGTGTAGCTGCCACAAATCATGAATACCAGCTTCTTATCTGTGACCACAGCTTCTACTCTGGCTTTTTCATATCCGGTTATACAAACTGTTATAAGAGGTGCAATAGTTGGTGTGAGGATTGGCTCACCCCTTACTTCCGGTCAGCGTCAACTGATTCAAGTTATGCCGGAGTCGCCTTTAACGTCAATGGACATCGGACGCGAAGCAGCAGACTGATGAGTGTTGGACTGAGATAA
- the LOC131782454 gene encoding uncharacterized protein, with the protein MAGYIYRPTESRCSLSPCPDNATCLSLTETTFQCLCPPGFTGNSCETDIDECEVNQFNCPVNEECVNTAGSYVCNCVSGVFDGVGVCQPMTGTDCKEIKITVPSAPDGMYEIQPNIGNSKFWAYCDMTSFGGGWTMCYSTDDLADPKTQVTYDENYPYGADGYRTDCNNVQFQEILFVDETTNEKAFFTYKLNSSLVAEGNYQTQISGLWLGGGVATTSQEYQLLICDHSFYSGFFISGYTNCYKRCNSWCGDTHTPYFRSASTHSGYAGVAFNVNGHRPRSSRLISVGLR; encoded by the exons ATGGCAGGGTATATATACAGACCAACTGAG AGTCGTTGTTCGTTAAGTCCTTGCCCTGATAACGCCACATGTCTTTCTCTCACGGAGACAACTTTCCAGTGTCTGTGTCCACCAGGATTTACCGGGAACAGCTGTGAAACGG ACATAGACGAGTGTGAAGTCAACCAGTTCAACTGCCCGGTGAACGAGGAGTGCGTTAACACCGCAGGCTCATATGTATGCAATTGTGTCAGCGGTGTGTTCGATGGCGTAGGAGTCTGCCAACCTATGACAG GAACTGATTGCAAGGAGATCAAGATTACGGTCCCGAGTGCTCCAGATGGGATGTACGAAATACAACCGAACATCGGGAACAGCAAATTCTGGGCGTATTGTGATATGACGTCATTTGGAGGAGGATGGACGATGTGTTACTCTACTGACGATCTTGCTGACCCTAAAACACAAGTGACCTATGACGAGAATTATCCTTATGGTGCAGATGGTTACCGAACTGACTGCAATAATGTTCAG TTTCAGGAAATTCTCTTTGTGGATGAGACCACGAATGAAAAGGCTTTCTTTACCTATAAACTTAATTCCAGTCTCGTCGCAGAGGGAAATTACCAGACACAAATCTCCGGCCTGTGGCTAGGTGGAGGTGTAGCTACCACAAGTCAAGAATACCAGCTTCTTATCTGTGACCACAGCTTCTACTCTGGCTTTTTCATATCCGGTTATACAAACTGTTATAAGAGGTGCAATAGTTGGTGTGGTGATACACACACCCCTTACTTCCGGTCAGCGTCCACTCATTCAGGTTATGCTGGAGTCGCCTTTAACGTCAATGGACATCGGCCGCGAAGCAGTAGACTGATTAGTGTTGGACTGAGATAA